TCTGGGGCGGCGCGCTGGCCGGCACGGGCTTCCGTTGCGGCGATGCTTGGCGAGAGGTGCCCGTGTTGGCGCTTGCGACCTTGAGGGTGTCGGATGCGATGGCGAGATCGCGGCCGAAATCGCGAACCTTGGTCGGGCTATTGTCTCTGGAGCGCTCGCCGTAGTCGTCCGTGTTCTCCAAAGACCTGGCGGCTCTAGCGTTGGTGGCCGACTCGTCCAGCGCACCAAGTCCGGGCCGAGGGACGACACCGCCGCGGTCTCCCACGAGCCTCACGGTGCCAAAGTCCCACATGTCCTCATCGACCTGCTGGCGCTCGTGGTACTCCTCGCCCCCTTGgtcgctctcgtcgtcgtcgcctttgTGGGTGGCGGCCCAGCGGGAGTGCCTTTCGATCAGCTCGGTGAGGTAGCTCGTCTTCTTGGCGCGGCGTATAAAGGGATGCTTCAGCAGGTCCTTGGCCGTGGGCCGTTCTTTGGGGTCCCGTTGCAGACACGCCTCGATGAAGTCCTTGAACGCCTTTGTAAAGTTCCCTTCGAGGCGCGGGGGCGGGTTCTTGGGAATCAAGAAAAGCACCTTCATGGGGTGGATGTCGGCGTAGGGCGGTTCGCCGTTGGCGAGCTCCAGAGCCGTAATGCCGAGAGACCAGACGTCTGCTTTGTGGTCGTAGCCCGACTGCTTAATTACCTCGGGCGCCATCCAGAAGGGCGTGCCGACAAAGGTGTTCTTCTTGGTCATGGTGGCCGAGAGCTGCCCAGAGACGCCAAAGTCGGCAAGCTTGACCTGGCCATTGGAACTCAGGAGGACGTTTGCGGCTGGTGGCAGGTTAGACGGAGGGTTCTATtgtagaagaagaagaaaaagaagacgatgaccgtcatcatcctctGCAGGGTATGGCGGCCTGACTCACCTTTGACGTCGCGGTGCAGCTTCTTGTCCGAGTGCAAATAGTcaaggcccagcagcagttcgcggatgatgatggagatgTAATCCTCTCCTATCAGACCGGGCTTCATCAGATCTGCGCAGCTCCCGCCGGAGCAGAACTCCATGACAATCCATagctcggcgcccttggcGTAGGAGCCGTAGTATTTGGTGACATAGGGCGACTGGAGCTCGGACAGGATGGCAATCTCCTGGATGATGTCTTCtacctcgtcttcggcgctCTCGATGTCGATGATCTTGATGGCGACAGCATGGCCGGTACGCTTGTCGACTCTGCACAAAGAGCGGCGGTCAGTCTCAGTCTCACTCTCAGACGAGGCTCGATGGTGGGATTGACGCTTACCCCTTGTAGACCTTGCCAAAGCTTCCTCCGCCTAGGGGATCCTGCGTGTTAGCGAATGACATCGGGGGCGGCGCTGGGTGCGGCGCATACCGATACAGTACTCCTTGGTGTAGAGCAGCTCGGGGTCAAGCGCCTCGTTgccctcgtcgatgccgcgaTCGCGGTCCCCCATGTTCGCGGTCTACGCAACGGGCAGAGCACGGtagggcagggcagggcaagACTTGGAGGCGGATTCGGTGGTCGCGCGACAGGCGAGAGGGAGGTGCGGCGCAATGGCAGCGTCGCGGGGTTGTGAGTGGACGGGAGGGACTGGTCAGCGGCGTGCAATGGGCTGTGGTGGTTcgtgggcgccggcgcggcaGTTCGTCTCTCGTGTCGCCGTCGTGTTTGTAGGGAGATTGGACGCAGACTACCGAGTAGGGCGAGAAACTTATTTTCGTCGGGATTTGGACTTTGGGACGAGCGGCAGCGGGAGCAGGGAGGATGTTGACGAGGGGATCCCGGGGTTGACGGTGGGGtgacgacggacgacggacggAAGCGGCTGTCGTCGTGGAAGGCCACAGGGTCCGCCACGATGCGATttcgaggacggcggcagaAGAACGATTTGATCAGATCTTGGAAAACGAAAGGTCAGCCGTGGTGTTGCTACGTAGTTCGGGGTCCCAAGCAGGAGGGATCCGTACGTCGTTCGTGTCGTTTGCCTGCGTCTTGTCTGAGTCTTGTCTCTGAGTCTTGTCTctcctcttttttcttcaagaagatggaggaATGGAATTTTGGAGAAACAGGATTCCAGATTCCACGCTCCTCGCGAGGCGAGTCGGGGTCGGGCGGGTGCTTGGACGTCAATGCCCCAAATTGGACCAATGTCTAGTAGCAAAACAAGCAGACGGGGCCCAAGGAAGAAGGGCGGGCAAGGGGGAAAAAGGaagcgtcgtcgtcgtgggtTGTACAATTGAGTAGTCGTTTTGCGCCTAAACCCGGATCTGGGGaatctttctctctctctctctctcttactctttgtgtgtgtctgtgtctgtgtgtACGTATGTCTATATGTAGACTCGAGGTACTCGTACTCGACAAGACGGACGATGCCGAGCAAAACACACGCGACAGAGTGTGGGGTAGGGAGTCTAAAAGACAGACCAGACCAGCCTGGACGAGAGAAGACGGAGGTGGCacaaagaaggagaaggcggtggtggcggcgtgGACTGGGCTTGGGCGTGAGCGAGGACGTGGGCGGTTGGCCGAGTTTAGTTTTGTTTGTTTagagagcgagagagtgtgtgagagagaaagacacCCGATCCAGGAAAAGAAAGTGACGGTGGTTTCTGGATGGAGAATGCGACTTTCCCTCGCCGGTCCTAGCTCCAACCCGGCAGAGGCTTTACACACAACACGATACGGATACTCTGGACGTCGATATGCCAATTGcgacccatccatccattgGACCTTATCCCGCCCGTTGTTAACATGGTACGTACGTCAGGTACTCAATggtaaggtaaggtaaggtagaTAAGTAGGCACAGTAAAATGGGTACCCAACATGTTTATGCCACGGGCTTCAAATGCGGTAACCGAGGGGTCGGTTCACCAGCAACCAGCGCTGTTGATCAAaccttcccttcccccctcagTGAATCGAACCCCACCTGACCTGGGGTCCCTGTCCAGTCAAAGGTCAGCGACCGCCAGCAGCCAAAACACTCCCACATGCCCCCGGCTGTCCGAAGCGAGGATGCACGGGCCATATGTCGCTTATCGTTATCAAACCGCCTCGCACCTCCAAAAAGATTCACTCTTGTCATCCAATCACAATCATCTACCCGTGCTACCTACACAGGTAGATACATCACCCCGTCCAGGAACCCGTCCGCGATGCTCGCTTGATTGGCCACAGCGATACGCCACCGATCGAGGTGAGAGGCTAGTCTTGCCCGCCATGAAACGCCTTCACCTAAGGTCAGTAGACATGGTCAGTACCTAGGCCAAATACCCCGTCATCTTTGTCCCATTCATCATCAACTGAGGCCCAACGGCGCATGCCGGGACCATGATGGTCTCGATGTGGACGACGCGGTCGGCCACTAACCATGTCAGCCAACGTCTTCTTCACTCACAGAAAATGGACACACGTCCCTATGTCAGATGTCAGGTGTCAGGTGTCAGGCTGTCTGTCTATTCGATGCAGTAATCATCTACCCTACTTGTAGCTGCCATATGCCCTTCTTCGGCGAGCCGCATCCTTGCCTATCTGCCTGTCTGCCTGTCTGCCTTGCCTGTCTGGCCATCCTCAAGCCGGTCATGGATGCCCCTCACCCTTGTCATGGATTCGTGGTATGTGTGTGAGAAACCGAAACCCCAAAGAGAAAGCGAGAAAGatgaaagaaaaagaagagaaaaaagaggaaagGCAATGACAAAGAGCTTTCCTCCCGCCTGTCCCGTCCCAAGATCTATTGGCCACCGCTTACCCCTTGGCCTTTGATGTTGTGAAATGCCGTGGATGACGCCCTCCCGCCGGCCGACACTCGCTTGCGTTGCCTGCATAAACATCTGCCTCTCCGGCCCAGTCGTCAAAGTAAAAGCCTCCGAGTCTAGTCCTCGATGAACTCGATCATGACCGTTCCCTGCTTGAGCCCGGCCTCCAGGATCGTCTTGTCGAGATCCTGCGTCAGGTCCTGGCCCTGCGGCATGCGCTTCAGCTCAaactcgacgccgcccttgccctcCAGCGGCTCCGACTTGAGCCACTCGTAGATCCGtcgcaccgagtcgtcgagCGTGAACCGCCGGATGACACGTCCCGTCGGGTGCCGGAACTGTAtccgtgtcgtcgtcgccgggttGTTCTCGGGCTCCGTGTGCGGCTTGTCGCTGGCAATCTTGGTCCAGATGCTCTGCGACGCGGAAGCTGACGCCGCCTcagcctccgccgcctcgacctTGGGAGACTCGGACTTGGTAAGCGCATCGGGGTCGATGACGTTCGAGGTCGGCttggagctgctgctgccgctgccgctgccgctgccaccgTTGGACGCCGCGAGGCTGTTCTGCAACGCCATCTCcagcatctcctcctccgtcatgCGGTCGACGTCGATCGTCTTGGGGCGCGGCGCCGCCTGGTCCACGACGGGGTTCTTGCTGTTGGCCGCGAGGCTGTAGCGGTCCAGGAACTCGGCCAGCTGGGCGTGGAAGTCGGACGCGCTCGGGAACGGCCGTCCGCTCCACACCTTGACCTGCTCTCCCGTCCGCGGGTCGATTATGGCGACGTGCGGGTAGTTCTCGGGGTTCTCGTGTCCGTGCCCGTGGAAGTAAAAGTTGATGTACTGCTGCGCCGCCATGGCGGTCCTGTCGTACTGCAGGAAGATGAAgctctcctccagcaggtGGCGAATCGCCTCGTCCTTCCAGATGTCCCGGTTCAGCGCCTGGCAGTTGAAGTCGCTCATGTCCTGCAGGTTGACCAGGATccacttcttctcgtccttgccctcctgTCTCGCCTCGTCCCAGTCTAGCCTGGACATGATGTCGTAGGGAGGTCGGAAAAGCTCGGCGAGTCGCTGCGCGCGGCTGCCCCCTTCGTTCGAGGCTGCCTGGGCCGGCTGCTGGGGAGGGGTCGGGCCGTCGTCATCCCAGATCGACAGGTTATGGTTGAAGGGATTCGCGGCGCCACCTGGATGCGCATTTTGTGAGTACTGGGCACGCCGCCAATTCACCGCCATGCCGTGCAACGTACCTCGGGCAGCTCTGGCCGCCTCTCTCTGTCTCATCTGTGCCCGGATTATGGTGTCCAGGTCCATACCATCGTCGCCTTCATAGCCTCCGACCAGCGTTTCCGTGGTTCGTGCGATGGGCGATCTGACGTCGTCCTGGCCACCACCGAATccaccgccgacgccaccaccgccgccgcctcctccgacgCCACCACCTCCATACAGCTCCTCCTGCAGTCtcttggccatggcggcatcttcttcctcctgcgCGTTTCGGGCGATAGCCTCGACCTGGGCATGAGCCGCTATATCGGAGTCGTCGTGGCCAAAGTTAtcgtccatgtcgtccaCCGTCATGGCGgtgtcttcgtcgtcatcgctgtCGATGTGGATGACGCCGCGTTCGTCCTGGCGTCCGGCATTCGGCCGGGTACTCGAGGGCACGGGGGGCGCGGTGGAAGATGTAGCGGCCGGGGCCGAGTTGAAGCTGTTCTGGAGGTCGGGGCTCTCGAAGAAGAGCTGGATGGCCTGTTCGATATTGTTGTTTGTCATCTCCAGGAAGCCCCGAGCGGCCTCTGGGGTGGCAGCCGTGATGGCGACGAAGTTGGAGATGGCCTCGTCCATGGTGAAGGCTGGTTGCGCTTGCTGAGAGATGCAAGGGTTTGTGGGTGGAAGGGGGTCTGGATCTTGTAGACTATCCTGTCGCagtgtctctctctctctgtttgtgtgtgtgtgtgtgtgtgtgtggataggtgggtggatgggtgggtgtgtgggtgtgtgtgcgaAAGAGTGAATCTTGGGAAAGGGTTGTAAAAGGTGCAGtgactttttttttctctctctccttttgCGTTGCTCTTCACGTGGCGGTCAGGAAGCTGTGTGAGCACAGAAAGGGCTCCAGATGTTGATAGcacctttctctctctcttcgtctcctcctctctctctatctctctcctCTGCCCCACCTTGGGCCGAAGGTGCTGGAGTTTGGTAAGGGTTGCAGGACGGGAGGGTTTGCTGCAGATTCGTTTTGATTCTTGGATTATCTAACCTGTCAGCAGCACAACGTATGAAGCTGCAAGGGCGGAGGATGGTGTTGGAGATAGCAACAACAGAAACGAAGGGAAAGGAAACAGAGGCAGGAAAGAATTCGGTAGCTTCAGTTGCGGCGTTGTCGTGAAGAAAGAGCAAGCAAGGTTggttgaggctggtggtggtggtggtggtggtgggatGATTGGTGTTTGGCGGGCTTGTCCTGGCACGAAacaggtgcaggtgcaggtgcagtTACAGTTGCATGGCCGCTAATGACTCTTGACTCTGTAGGCTGTGGGTTGCGAAGGCGCCAGCGCAGTGACGCAACCGCCGGTCGGGCCTCGGACCTCCAGCATGTCTCGGATCCCGGCGGAAAGCTGATGCGGTGGGgtgagggggggaggaggggtgagAGCTGTCTGCGCCACGTCTAAGATGTGGCTGGTATAATATGTGGCTTGATCAATTGGATGTGGCGGGTGTCTTGCTAGTGCCAGTTACTCCCTCTCTACTTGACCTACAACAAGTGGTGAATTGAGCACACTAGAGGAGTGATCCTGACGAGTTCTTTACAACATATTGACATACAGTAGTACACTGGCTCGGTCAGACAACATGTGCTTCTCTCTAAAAGACACACATTTGGTCTGCTTCGCCTCTTGATTTGAGCTCGTTCAGGAATGGCGACACGAACCAAGACGGCTCAGGGTTAAGAGGTTGGCGTTTTGAGAACATGTTCCTGTAGATCTAGAAAGGAATAATATAAAGAAGGATGAAGGTCTCGGGTATATTTCAAACCCCAACTACTACATGCTCCTTGCCTGCATACGGAAGCTTCATGGGCCTCTGTGACCTGCCTCGGCTTGCTTCACTGGATATCACATCCATagcatcccatcccatccatcctctCATCCATTCGAATAAACGTTTCTAGTTAAGGCAGCCAAGTTTGTTTCAAGGTTTATAATCACCGTCGAACAGGGTCACCACGGATGAGGCCATCATCCATCTCTCACGGAAGGCATATGAGAGAACACCCTCGCCACAAAAGAGATGACCACCAGCCGTCATCACAAGGTAAACCGCCCTTCTCTCTAAACACCAGCAACACACTTTCAAGCATTGTCGATTGTAAAGAGCAAGTTCTAAaatcggggggggggtatcACAGCCCCATGAGCCAattcgtcttcgtcgttcgtcatcttcgtcgtggccaccgccgccgccgccgacataTACCAACATTCCCAAACCCCCAAAGCCAACGGAAAACcatcatccccatccccgTTCTTCCAACCGACGGACTCCCCCCCTTTACTTCTCCAACTCCGCGAGCGCCTCCTTGAGATGCTTCTGCACCTCCAACGACCTCTCGGCTGCGATCGCCTTCTTCACCGTCTCGGCAaggcccttcttctcgtccgccGTTGGCACCGGACCAAACACGCCCCGGTTCAGCGCCTTGAACACGCCGCCCACGGCCACCGCCCGCATGTCGCGCTGCCCCTCGGTTCCGTTGTCGATCGAATCGGCGTCCAGGCTCTGGAGATACGCCAGGGTGACCTCCTTGCACTCGCTGCCCGGGAGGGTCGACGGGGATCCCGCAGCCTCCATCAGGTCCTTGACACACTCATACCAGACCTCGCGCTTGATGCCCTCGAACTTGGGGTGCGCCAGGTACGTCTTCAGCAGCCCAAAGACCTTTCCGAGCACGGCACCGCCGTCTTCCTTGGCCCGCGCGCGGTTGTAGCCCCTCGCGAtcgcctcgacgccgctgaCGGCCGCCTTGCGCGccgcgtcgccatcgacgtccatccggtcctcgtcgaggaagtcgtccagcgcgccgccgacgacgcccgcgaTCTCCTCGGTCAGGTCCAGGTCCTCGCGCTGCTCGGCGAACTGCCACAGCGCCCGGAACGCGTGCGGGCGGTACTCCTCGTTGTTGCGCTTCGCCTCGCGCACCGCGATCTTCCTCTGCtgcgccgcgacggcggcgtccgcCTCCCAGAgcgccttgcccttgccgacGAAGGTCGGGAACGCCGCCAGGAGCCTCTCCTTGCCGGCGAACGTCTTGAGCGCGAGCCCCTTGTCCAGGACGGGCCAGATGTGCTTCAGGTTCGCCTCGGACATCTGGCCGCCCGTGGCGTCGCTcgaggcgacgacggccccgaCCACGCTGGCGACGGTGAAGCAGGCCGTGTGCTGCAGGTTCCAGCGCGGCGCCTCGAGTCCCCTCTTGACAAAGGCGGCGATCTCGGGCACGTAGCGCGCGACGGTGCGGGAGCTGCCGCCGTGCTGGTTCCACACCTCGTCGAAGCACTTGCGGGCGTACTCGTCCGTGTCGTGCATGCCCATGTAGGTGAAGGGCACGAACTTAGCGGCGAGCGCGTTGAAGTGGTCCGGCGCGAGCTTCGAGACGCccaggacgacgtcggccaCCTTGGCGCGGcgcgcctcgtcctcgctggCGAAGTACAGGTCGGTGAAGCGGTCGACGAGCCTCTCCTTGGAGGCGTCGGGGACGATGCGCATGAGGTagccgacggccttggcgtaGCCCTTGCTGACCTCGTCGTTGCGGTCGAGCGACTGCTTCTCCAACAGCTGCATGAACCTCGGCGACACGGGCTTGAAGTCGACGGCGTGCCGCATCACGAGGTCTCCGATGAGCCGCGCGCAGGCGATCTTGGTCGGCATGCCGATGGCCGTCTTGATGatctcctcgagcttgggCGCGAGCTGCTTCATcccgtcgccgtccagctGCCGGAGGCAgttgtcgatggcctcggagATGGGCGACTGGTTGACCCACTGCGCCCTGATCTTGTCGATCTGGTCGCGCGAGTCCTCGCTGACCTTCTGGTACGCGTAGTTGATCTGCTCGGGCTCGATGGTGCTGTGCAGGCCCAGCAGCGGCGGGATGAAGTCCACGATGAAGGGCTTCAGGTTCGGGCCGCCCTTCTTGGTGATGTCGATTATGGTCCGCAGCGAGAACAtcttgacctcctcgacacCGCTCTCGAGGCCGCTGGGCGAGAGCAGGAAGCGGAGCGCCTGCCGCAGCATGGCctgcgccgacgacgacgcgccgccctcctcgagctggcggACGATGGTGCCCGTCAGCCCCATGCAGAGCTTCAGCGCTGCGTCCCTCACGGACGACTTGACGTCGTCCAGCACCTTGAGCGCGGCGGTCCAGATCTCGGCGTAGTACCGCTCGTATTTGTGGAAGGGCtggccggcgatgaggtccgagacggcggcgcagctGGCCTGGCGCACCCGCCACTCCTTGCCGAGGATGTTCTTGAGCAGGTCCTGCATGATGGCGTCGAAGTGCTCGCTCACCGTCTCGTTCGGGTTCTTGACGAG
This sequence is a window from Colletotrichum higginsianum IMI 349063 chromosome 8, whole genome shotgun sequence. Protein-coding genes within it:
- a CDS encoding UBX domain-containing protein, which codes for MDEAISNFVAITAATPEAARGFLEMTNNNIEQAIQLFFESPDLQNSFNSAPAATSSTAPPVPSSTRPNAGRQDERGVIHIDSDDDEDTAMTVDDMDDNFGHDDSDIAAHAQVEAIARNAQEEEDAAMAKRLQEELYGGGGVGGGGGGGGVGGGFGGGQDDVRSPIARTTETLVGGYEGDDGMDLDTIIRAQMRQREAARAARGGAANPFNHNLSIWDDDGPTPPQQPAQAASNEGGSRAQRLAELFRPPYDIMSRLDWDEARQEGKDEKKWILVNLQDMSDFNCQALNRDIWKDEAIRHLLEESFIFLQYDRTAMAAQQYINFYFHGHGHENPENYPHVAIIDPRTGEQVKVWSGRPFPSASDFHAQLAEFLDRYSLAANSKNPVVDQAAPRPKTIDVDRMTEEEMLEMALQNSLAASNGGSGSGSGSSSSKPTSNVIDPDALTKSESPKVEAAEAEAASASASQSIWTKIASDKPHTEPENNPATTTRIQFRHPTGRVIRRFTLDDSVRRIYEWLKSEPLEGKGGVEFELKRMPQGQDLTQDLDKTILEAGLKQGTVMIEFIED
- a CDS encoding Ste ste20 ysk protein kinase, producing MGDRDRGIDEGNEALDPELLYTKEYCIGGGSFGKVYKGVDKRTGHAVAIKIIDIESAEDEVEDIIQEIAILSELQSPYVTKYYGSYAKGAELWIVMEFCSGGSCADLMKPGLIGEDYISIIIRELLLGLDYLHSDKKLHRDVKAANVLLSSNGQVKLADFGVSGQLSATMTKKNTFVGTPFWMAPEVIKQSGYDHKADVWSLGITALELANGEPPYADIHPMKVLFLIPKNPPPRLEGNFTKAFKDFIEACLQRDPKERPTAKDLLKHPFIRRAKKTSYLTELIERHSRWAATHKGDDDESDQGGEEYHERQQVDEDMWDFGTVRLVGDRGGVVPRPGLGALDESATNARAARSLENTDDYGERSRDNSPTKVRDFGRDLAIASDTLKVASANTGTSRQASPQRKPVPASAPPQTPAKVPLPVSPEKMQRGPETPRPISRLIPPAVPISQSPDYDRELQAQLQRDMGLLSLGPVIQPAAEVVQSQEQTTPRPPPHGPRPNTKMTPISLPDIPPYRGSPQAQAQTQAQQAPIRIPSQSPNEQRYRQPSGQAAAVAAPPPPLKAHALPSKTQTPTPEPAAPSSFPPPAPSNPNGELDALNDVIFPALEEALKRRQIRLQQAFRPQQGLSSPAVMNQVTPKQQRAEAAHEKLRKLVYKLAHVCKEIDHYDKAEPVGMGRDVGTFLEGLLEEILVRVEPLDEEDVAA